The following coding sequences are from one Candidatus Cloacimonadota bacterium window:
- a CDS encoding nitroreductase family protein: MNFSDDIYEIIKTRRSIRFFKEQDIPNELLEKIMENAIWAPSGKNFQNWHFYVLKREKLIEFTKVYKEFWQYVRPTLEGKLKPKIIELTGKFFGNIGNAPVVILAFSDIIPGEEPITSMGSVFLAIQNLLLLAHKEGLGTCVLGRVEQKAEAVKKLLGVEDKEFLCGIALGYSNYDKTPPAPPRKEDRIHWL; the protein is encoded by the coding sequence ATGAATTTTTCAGACGATATTTATGAAATCATCAAAACAAGAAGAAGTATTCGTTTTTTCAAAGAACAGGATATTCCAAATGAACTTCTAGAAAAAATTATGGAAAATGCGATCTGGGCACCTTCCGGGAAGAATTTCCAGAATTGGCATTTCTATGTTTTAAAAAGAGAAAAATTAATCGAATTCACCAAAGTTTATAAAGAATTCTGGCAATATGTCCGACCAACTCTGGAAGGAAAACTCAAACCAAAAATAATCGAATTGACCGGAAAATTCTTTGGTAATATTGGTAATGCACCGGTCGTGATCCTTGCTTTTTCCGATATAATTCCAGGTGAAGAACCGATAACTTCGATGGGAAGTGTTTTTCTGGCAATTCAAAATCTACTCCTTCTGGCACACAAAGAAGGATTGGGTACTTGCGTTCTGGGAAGAGTCGAGCAGAAAGCGGAAGCAGTAAAAAAATTGCTCGGAGTAGAGGATAAGGAATTCTTATGCGGAATTGCTCTCGGATATTCCAATTATGATAAAACTCCGCCTGCACCACCGAGAAAAGAAGATAGAATTCATTGGCTTTGA